The following proteins are encoded in a genomic region of Phycisphaerales bacterium:
- the drmC gene encoding DISARM system phospholipase D-like protein DrmC, translating into MSRELATAISHLSAAPRDHLDGFILALRRQGTAEHEVLDSVVELLPDGFRGAGRRVIELARRDGGSIDFGILASAIEAAGLSRAQALEQQTVELVWSGPSQAQSTFRRTDRAWVDLIDEASEEIWMASFSVGSVARIQESLASALDRGVRLNFLLERTQDCGGALRYNGFEAFDETVRQAATLYHWPIDKRDVDSNGNPGLMHAKAIVVDGRAMFVTSANLSGAALERNIEVGIIVRDGPHPQWLADRFVRLIETKVIRRLGDSA; encoded by the coding sequence ATGTCACGCGAGCTCGCAACCGCAATCTCGCACCTCTCGGCCGCTCCAAGAGATCACTTGGACGGCTTCATCCTCGCCCTACGACGCCAAGGCACGGCGGAACACGAAGTCCTCGACTCGGTTGTCGAGCTTCTTCCTGATGGGTTTAGGGGAGCCGGTCGACGAGTCATAGAGCTAGCACGTCGCGATGGTGGCTCGATCGACTTCGGAATCCTCGCCTCTGCGATCGAAGCAGCTGGTCTCTCCAGGGCGCAAGCACTAGAACAGCAGACAGTCGAGCTCGTGTGGTCTGGCCCTAGCCAGGCTCAGTCGACGTTTCGTCGCACCGACAGGGCCTGGGTCGATCTCATCGATGAGGCATCCGAAGAGATATGGATGGCGTCCTTCTCGGTGGGCTCAGTGGCCCGGATTCAAGAGTCGCTCGCTTCGGCCCTTGATCGCGGCGTCCGGCTGAACTTCCTCTTGGAACGGACACAGGATTGCGGGGGCGCGCTTCGATACAACGGGTTCGAGGCATTCGACGAGACCGTCCGACAAGCTGCGACCCTCTATCATTGGCCCATCGACAAGCGCGACGTCGACTCGAATGGCAATCCCGGCCTCATGCACGCGAAGGCGATCGTCGTGGATGGGCGGGCCATGTTCGTGACGAGCGCCAATCTCTCCGGCGCGGCTCTCGAACGAAACATCGAGGTGGGAATCATCGTCCGTGACGGCCCTCACCCACAGTGGCTCGCGGACCGTTTCGTGCGGCTCATCGAGACCAAGGTTATTCGACGGCTTGGGGACTCAGCCTGA
- a CDS encoding DUF1998 domain-containing protein — protein MRQPVGDLRRSQAVHTFGIGSSVDLPHFTATVLGLEDWAQPDWDPTSPANAIDEERLLALVRTFVGPQLKQLTGPPVTSDDSGDDLQPHGIPVRTFPHWARCPRCELLAPLDFGVFKLRSNPRRPDETHYVHENCSKASGTSPPVNPVRFVFACRNGHISDFPWKRYIQTSSQGCGGRSSPCGPYRLQERGVSSEVADLWLRCDQCNASRPMTQAFGEEGPVNLGDCPRQHPHLGRVAADDTCDNGEPRAMLLGASNQWFPMIVSALSIPSSTGRLSTLIDAHWSMLQNIHNESELAVLRRVGQLQAFSQFSDADIWNAVESKRSGAGGVQPQSTHELKREEWNLLTDPDNAPRTGDFELKRRTVPTAFSTWIEEIVAVERLRVVKALTGFTRIDSPGDYADLSEIPDVQRVRLGRNPPDWIPAFEVRGEGIFIRLKESALAKWRQDPTVTARESALRASHIAFRSTRGIDPADDGFDVARYSLVHSLSHTLIRQFAIECGYSAASIQERIYASPAIGEHEPMCGVLLMTAAADSEGTLGGLVNLSRPELFVRHLSQALERARLCSSDPLCSEHEPDREGRDLHGAACHACSFVSETSCERGNKYLDRSLLVETIGAGIRPFFESALD, from the coding sequence ATGAGACAGCCAGTTGGAGATCTCCGACGTAGCCAGGCCGTGCATACCTTCGGGATCGGCAGTTCCGTCGATCTTCCACACTTCACGGCGACGGTGCTTGGGCTCGAGGACTGGGCTCAGCCCGATTGGGATCCGACGAGTCCAGCTAATGCAATCGACGAGGAACGATTGCTCGCCCTCGTTCGCACGTTCGTCGGGCCGCAGCTGAAGCAGCTGACCGGACCTCCGGTTACCAGCGATGACTCAGGAGACGATCTGCAGCCACACGGGATCCCAGTGCGGACGTTCCCGCACTGGGCTCGCTGCCCCCGATGCGAACTCCTGGCGCCTCTCGACTTCGGCGTGTTCAAGCTGCGATCGAACCCCCGACGACCGGATGAGACTCACTACGTGCATGAGAACTGCTCCAAGGCGTCGGGCACATCGCCGCCGGTCAATCCCGTCCGATTCGTGTTCGCGTGCCGCAACGGACACATCTCCGACTTTCCCTGGAAACGCTACATCCAGACATCGTCTCAGGGTTGCGGCGGACGAAGCTCTCCCTGTGGGCCATATCGCCTGCAGGAGCGAGGCGTTTCGAGCGAGGTGGCCGACCTCTGGCTTCGCTGTGACCAATGCAATGCGTCCCGGCCGATGACCCAGGCCTTTGGTGAAGAAGGCCCAGTCAATCTCGGTGACTGCCCCCGGCAGCATCCGCATCTTGGGCGTGTTGCTGCAGACGACACCTGCGACAATGGAGAACCGCGTGCGATGCTCCTTGGAGCATCGAACCAGTGGTTTCCGATGATCGTGTCGGCCTTGTCGATCCCGTCGTCCACGGGTCGTTTGTCCACCCTGATCGACGCCCACTGGTCAATGCTGCAAAACATCCACAATGAGTCCGAGCTTGCAGTCCTTCGCAGAGTCGGACAGCTGCAAGCCTTCTCGCAATTCTCCGATGCCGACATATGGAACGCGGTGGAATCGAAACGAAGCGGCGCTGGCGGCGTACAGCCACAGAGCACTCACGAACTCAAGCGAGAAGAGTGGAATCTGCTCACTGATCCGGATAACGCTCCGCGCACGGGCGACTTCGAGCTCAAACGCCGCACCGTTCCAACCGCCTTCTCCACCTGGATCGAAGAAATCGTGGCGGTCGAACGTCTTCGAGTCGTCAAAGCCCTCACGGGGTTTACGCGAATCGACTCGCCGGGGGACTACGCAGACTTGTCTGAGATTCCCGACGTCCAACGAGTTCGCCTCGGCAGGAACCCGCCCGATTGGATACCTGCCTTCGAAGTGCGCGGCGAGGGCATCTTCATCCGGCTCAAGGAGTCGGCACTTGCGAAGTGGCGCCAGGATCCGACCGTCACCGCTCGCGAGTCGGCACTCCGTGCCAGCCACATCGCATTCCGATCGACTCGCGGAATCGACCCCGCTGATGACGGATTCGATGTCGCTCGATACTCACTCGTCCATTCCCTGTCACACACCCTCATTCGCCAGTTCGCGATCGAGTGTGGATACTCTGCAGCGAGCATTCAGGAGCGCATCTATGCCTCGCCTGCCATCGGTGAGCACGAACCGATGTGCGGTGTCCTTCTGATGACTGCCGCAGCAGATAGCGAGGGAACCCTCGGAGGACTTGTGAACCTCTCCCGCCCAGAGCTATTCGTTCGGCACCTGTCGCAAGCTCTGGAGAGAGCGCGACTGTGCTCGTCCGATCCGCTGTGCTCCGAACACGAACCGGATCGAGAAGGCCGCGATCTTCATGGCGCAGCTTGCCATGCCTGCAGCTTCGTGTCCGAGACGTCCTGCGAGCGCGGCAACAAGTACTTGGATCGTTCGCTTCTCGTCGAGACGATCGGGGCTGGTATTCGCCCGTTCTTCGAGTCAGCATTGGACTAG